A part of Candidatus Bathyarchaeia archaeon genomic DNA contains:
- a CDS encoding ABC transporter ATP-binding protein: MVEQVSFTYPSGQLALDFVDLKIDSGEFLAIMGENGAGKTTLAKQLNGLLKPTFGRVTVDGDDTTKKSVAQLSRKVGIVFQNPDHLLFSETVREEVGFALKNFGFEPGVVTKQVARTLEALDLTHYSETSPFLLSGGERKRVALAAVLAWEPDYLILDEPTIGQDYQQKERLRNFILQLNSQGKAVVMVTHDVEFVAESNPKVVLMAKGKIVAQGRADEVLSDDGLIEKASLVKPQMAKLFSQLDGFGFPRDVVDVHRAKMLLEEKLSEVKIRVAQSS; encoded by the coding sequence TTGGTCGAGCAGGTCTCCTTCACGTACCCGTCAGGTCAACTGGCACTTGACTTTGTTGATCTGAAGATCGACAGTGGAGAATTTCTAGCGATCATGGGGGAGAATGGTGCGGGGAAGACGACGTTGGCGAAGCAATTGAATGGCTTATTGAAGCCAACTTTCGGAAGGGTCACGGTCGACGGAGACGATACCACGAAGAAGAGTGTTGCTCAACTGTCTAGAAAAGTTGGGATCGTGTTCCAGAATCCTGATCATCTGCTCTTCTCTGAAACTGTAAGGGAGGAGGTTGGGTTTGCTCTGAAGAACTTCGGCTTCGAGCCCGGCGTGGTCACGAAGCAGGTGGCCCGGACCCTCGAGGCGCTTGATCTCACGCATTACTCGGAAACTTCTCCGTTCTTGTTGAGCGGGGGGGAGAGGAAGAGGGTGGCCTTGGCCGCAGTCTTAGCGTGGGAGCCAGATTACCTGATCTTGGATGAGCCGACGATAGGACAGGACTACCAGCAGAAAGAACGATTGCGCAACTTCATCCTGCAGCTCAACTCCCAAGGGAAGGCCGTTGTGATGGTGACTCATGATGTGGAGTTCGTGGCAGAGTCCAACCCGAAGGTAGTCCTCATGGCAAAGGGAAAGATTGTGGCGCAGGGCCGGGCGGACGAGGTCCTGTCTGATGACGGTCTCATCGAGAAGGCATCGCTGGTGAAGCCGCAGATGGCCAAGCTGTTCAGCCAGCTAGACGGTTTTGGCTTTCCAAGAGATGTTGTGGATGTTCACAGGGCGAAGATGCTACTGGAGGAGAAATTGTCGGAGGTGAAGATTCGTGTCGCTCAGAGTTCTTAA
- a CDS encoding ATPase domain-containing protein, translating to MEVRRAIAPSIQESDDRVPTGVPSLDKIIEGGLRRGDCIIVAGQPGTGKTTLGLQFLYHGATRCGENGVYASVIESSEKLKRNGLRFGWDLSRLESENKLRLVSLQSTMKAGVSTALETVLEALHSTNAKRLVFDSLSALMTAFESNAEARSFLHIMVKFLEAANCTTLMISEVPWGKQQLGTNFEEFLGDGLVILDASFDNSRVRRRVYIPKMRGTEHRLEGYDYYITRDGFSLAPTPIPPDKIR from the coding sequence ATGGAAGTCAGAAGGGCAATCGCCCCAAGTATCCAGGAATCAGACGACCGAGTCCCTACGGGAGTCCCCAGTCTGGACAAGATAATAGAAGGAGGTCTTCGACGAGGCGACTGCATTATCGTTGCCGGCCAACCGGGAACCGGTAAGACGACTCTCGGACTGCAATTCCTGTACCATGGTGCCACCAGATGCGGCGAAAACGGTGTCTACGCATCTGTCATAGAAAGCAGTGAAAAACTCAAACGAAACGGCTTGCGATTCGGATGGGACCTCAGCCGACTCGAATCGGAAAACAAGCTACGCCTCGTCTCCCTCCAATCTACCATGAAAGCTGGCGTCAGTACAGCTCTCGAAACAGTTCTAGAGGCATTGCACAGCACCAACGCAAAGAGGCTCGTATTCGATTCACTCTCAGCGCTCATGACAGCGTTCGAGAGCAACGCTGAAGCCCGCAGCTTCCTTCACATCATGGTTAAATTCCTAGAGGCCGCGAACTGCACAACGCTCATGATAAGCGAAGTTCCTTGGGGAAAGCAACAACTAGGAACCAACTTCGAGGAATTTCTGGGCGATGGGCTCGTAATACTGGACGCAAGCTTCGACAACTCGAGAGTCCGCAGAAGAGTCTACATTCCCAAAATGAGAGGGACTGAGCACAGACTAGAAGGATACGACTACTACATAACAAGAGACGGTTTTTCCCTAGCGCCAACCCCGATCCCTCCCGACAAGATACGATAA
- a CDS encoding ATP-binding cassette domain-containing protein, translating to MAGTQEEIIAARGLGFQYAGSTSKALDDINIVVGRGEFLLLTGPSGCGKTTLCRCLNGLIPNFHPGEMSGELLVDGVSVAAETTSELSRKVGYVFQNPENQLFALTVENDVAFGPENLGLTREEIRDRVDWAMDAAGTVALKDLAPYELSGGQQQRVALAGVLAMKPSVIVLDEPTSFLDPRTAEEVMAAVDRLRRENGITVIVVEHRLDLVGRYAERIVVMDHGKIAADGKVEDVLDSEFDRLSGLGIGLPKVTLLWSMLRRDGLVSERLPTHVESAVKMLSKRLRN from the coding sequence TTGGCTGGGACTCAGGAAGAAATCATTGCCGCCCGGGGCCTAGGCTTCCAATACGCTGGCTCAACCTCGAAAGCGCTCGACGATATCAATATCGTCGTCGGCCGGGGAGAGTTTCTGCTCCTTACTGGTCCGAGCGGTTGCGGGAAGACTACTCTCTGCCGTTGTCTCAACGGTTTGATTCCGAACTTTCACCCTGGAGAGATGTCTGGGGAGCTCTTGGTCGATGGGGTTAGTGTTGCGGCTGAGACGACTAGTGAGCTTTCGCGGAAGGTCGGTTATGTTTTCCAGAATCCTGAGAACCAGCTTTTCGCATTGACGGTTGAGAACGATGTTGCCTTTGGACCGGAGAACTTGGGTCTTACGAGGGAGGAGATTCGAGATCGGGTTGATTGGGCGATGGATGCAGCTGGGACGGTTGCGCTCAAGGATTTGGCGCCTTACGAATTGTCAGGAGGCCAGCAACAGCGCGTCGCCTTAGCAGGGGTTTTGGCCATGAAACCGAGCGTGATCGTTCTAGACGAGCCGACGTCATTTCTCGATCCGCGCACAGCTGAGGAGGTTATGGCTGCTGTGGACCGTCTCCGGAGAGAGAACGGGATCACGGTTATCGTTGTTGAGCACCGATTGGATCTGGTCGGGAGGTACGCGGAGCGAATCGTGGTTATGGATCATGGGAAGATCGCGGCAGATGGTAAGGTCGAGGACGTTCTCGATTCCGAATTTGATCGGTTGAGTGGGCTGGGGATCGGTCTCCCAAAGGTGACCCTTCTCTGGTCAATGTTGAGGAGAGATGGACTCGTCTCTGAACGTCTTCCCACTCACGTCGAGTCAGCGGTTAAGATGCTGTCGAAGAGGCTTCGCAACTGA
- the psmA gene encoding archaeal proteasome endopeptidase complex subunit alpha: MFAVPGAYDRAITVFSPDGRLFQVEYASETVKRGATVLGIASPEGVVLAAEERAGSKLQDLSFMWKIFQIDDHVGTAVAGLSCDAHILVDQARIYAQSNKLMYDEPIDIEILTRRIGEIKQLYTQHAGVRPFGISMLFGGVDKKGSRLFWTDPSGAFFAYRAWAIGAGGDAANEILEAEYRDNLTMDEALLLGMKCMTKVLEGKAEPQKIRVAIIPRETGKFQKLPVEEVDKYLRKLDAGKKAPAGK, from the coding sequence ATGTTTGCCGTGCCCGGAGCTTACGACCGGGCCATAACCGTATTCTCTCCTGACGGGAGACTGTTCCAAGTTGAATACGCGAGCGAAACGGTGAAGCGAGGTGCTACAGTCCTGGGCATAGCATCGCCTGAGGGAGTTGTTCTCGCCGCCGAAGAAAGGGCGGGTTCGAAGCTACAGGATTTGTCCTTCATGTGGAAGATATTCCAGATAGATGATCACGTGGGTACAGCTGTAGCTGGGCTAAGTTGCGACGCTCACATTCTCGTTGACCAAGCGAGAATATACGCCCAAAGTAACAAACTGATGTATGACGAGCCGATCGACATTGAGATACTGACTCGACGCATAGGAGAAATAAAGCAGCTCTACACACAGCACGCAGGAGTCCGGCCGTTCGGGATTTCGATGCTCTTCGGAGGAGTCGACAAAAAGGGGAGTAGATTATTTTGGACTGACCCCAGCGGCGCGTTCTTCGCCTACAGGGCGTGGGCAATCGGGGCCGGTGGAGATGCGGCTAACGAGATACTTGAGGCAGAATACCGAGACAACCTTACGATGGATGAGGCGTTACTGTTGGGCATGAAGTGTATGACGAAAGTGTTGGAGGGAAAGGCCGAGCCTCAGAAAATCCGGGTCGCGATTATCCCGAGGGAGACGGGCAAATTCCAGAAACTCCCCGTTGAAGAGGTAGACAAGTACCTCCGAAAGCTGGATGCTGGTAAAAAGGCACCGGCTGGCAAATGA
- a CDS encoding DHH family phosphoesterase, with the protein MSTSPSKTKTTWKGLLRSLSTSARTSEHVVLLCHQNADPDAVCSAFALQALLHRLAPGTKTTIACPEGISAPTRQLMENLGISTPDQKIPSDADLAILVDTNALDQLGAVSGSLLKMEHGVVVVDHHHPHPDTVKLARQMIVDESAAAAAEVVFHLFEASKEQLEKVEATALMAALFVETKHFLLARESTFEVAAKLVKAGADPRRLSGMLSSPMNRSERVARLRAAERSGVSMLGNWIVVTSQLGSYQSSAARAFLTLGAHVAFVAGEVKEKVRVNMRATEDFYEKTGAHLARDVAIPLGKLLGGVGGGHPTAAGLTAPGTVEDVLIACLNRLKESIGPLQT; encoded by the coding sequence GTGTCGACGAGTCCAAGTAAAACCAAGACGACTTGGAAAGGACTTCTCCGCTCACTCTCAACCTCTGCTCGCACATCAGAACACGTCGTTCTCCTATGCCATCAAAACGCCGACCCGGACGCAGTCTGCTCGGCCTTCGCTCTCCAGGCTCTTCTGCACAGGCTTGCGCCTGGAACCAAGACTACAATCGCGTGTCCTGAAGGGATTAGTGCTCCGACTAGGCAGTTGATGGAAAACCTGGGCATTTCGACGCCGGATCAGAAGATTCCGTCTGATGCCGATCTAGCGATCCTTGTCGACACGAATGCTTTAGATCAACTTGGAGCCGTGTCCGGCAGTCTACTGAAAATGGAACATGGAGTAGTTGTGGTTGATCATCATCACCCGCATCCTGACACTGTGAAACTGGCGCGTCAAATGATCGTGGACGAGTCGGCCGCTGCAGCCGCTGAGGTTGTCTTCCATTTGTTCGAGGCGTCTAAAGAGCAACTGGAGAAGGTGGAGGCAACTGCCTTGATGGCGGCGCTTTTTGTGGAAACAAAACACTTCCTGCTTGCTAGAGAGTCCACTTTTGAAGTCGCGGCTAAGCTAGTCAAAGCTGGAGCCGATCCGCGACGTCTCTCCGGGATGCTGAGTTCGCCGATGAACCGGTCAGAGAGGGTTGCCCGATTGAGAGCCGCAGAACGGTCCGGTGTCAGTATGCTGGGGAATTGGATCGTAGTTACGTCTCAGCTTGGCTCGTACCAGTCTTCAGCGGCACGAGCCTTTCTGACACTGGGAGCCCACGTGGCGTTTGTTGCGGGTGAAGTAAAGGAGAAGGTACGGGTCAACATGCGAGCGACAGAAGACTTCTACGAGAAGACAGGCGCGCACCTGGCGAGAGATGTGGCTATTCCTTTGGGGAAGCTGTTGGGGGGAGTTGGTGGCGGTCATCCTACTGCCGCTGGACTAACAGCTCCGGGAACTGTGGAAGATGTCCTGATCGCTTGTCTGAATCGTCTCAAGGAGTCTATCGGTCCCCTTCAGACCTAA
- a CDS encoding RNA-binding domain-containing protein codes for MDSPVQAYSVTISTIIHATEDSEKVSQGIRNLYLGETLLSSSMNRAKGHHGNEIVTLVFATRNAKSVEGFLQMIWSRLSELDRTEVFSSLTSRIDNAGTLFLRIDKQAALKGKIRLENTDPIKIAISFRTKSPKGDGLVEEIQKKLGEIHG; via the coding sequence ATGGATTCCCCGGTGCAGGCCTATTCAGTCACGATTTCTACGATTATCCACGCAACCGAAGACTCTGAAAAGGTTTCGCAGGGGATACGAAACCTCTACCTTGGCGAAACGCTCCTAAGTTCATCGATGAATCGAGCCAAAGGCCATCATGGCAATGAAATCGTAACCCTAGTGTTTGCGACTAGAAATGCGAAGAGCGTGGAAGGTTTTCTTCAAATGATTTGGAGTCGTCTATCCGAGTTGGATAGGACCGAGGTGTTCTCAAGTTTGACCTCAAGGATTGACAACGCGGGCACCCTATTCCTGCGGATTGACAAACAAGCGGCACTGAAAGGAAAAATTCGCCTTGAGAACACAGACCCGATCAAAATTGCGATCTCGTTCAGAACAAAGTCGCCTAAGGGCGACGGACTCGTGGAAGAAATTCAGAAAAAGCTAGGAGAAATTCACGGCTAG
- the rrp42 gene encoding exosome complex protein Rrp42: MSFTPQLPPVAKLEQKTVVDLVANGKRIDERTADSYRPLHIQVGLIEKANGSAQVHLGKSKVLVGVKVETGTPFPDTPDEGVLTVNAELGPLASPLFESGPPSEQAIELARVIDRGIRESKAVDMKSLVLLKGKKVQVVFVDIYILDHDGNLIDAASMAALAALASAKLLKAEMKGDEVVYKPGLHPLPLNNHPIAVTFAKVGKTIVVDPVLEEEQVMNARLTVTIEKNGNICAMQKGGLSGFTQEELKTVVHLAVQKAAENRAKILAAAKG; this comes from the coding sequence GTGTCATTCACCCCCCAACTTCCACCCGTCGCGAAACTCGAACAAAAGACAGTCGTCGATCTTGTGGCAAACGGAAAGAGGATAGACGAAAGAACCGCAGACAGCTACAGGCCGCTGCACATACAAGTGGGTCTGATAGAGAAAGCAAACGGATCAGCCCAAGTACACCTCGGAAAATCAAAGGTTCTAGTCGGTGTAAAAGTAGAAACAGGAACACCCTTTCCTGACACCCCGGATGAGGGAGTCCTAACCGTAAATGCCGAGCTAGGTCCGCTAGCATCTCCACTGTTCGAGTCAGGACCACCAAGCGAGCAGGCGATCGAACTGGCACGCGTTATCGACAGGGGAATCAGAGAGTCGAAGGCCGTCGACATGAAATCGCTGGTCCTCTTGAAGGGCAAGAAAGTCCAGGTTGTCTTCGTCGACATTTACATTCTGGATCACGACGGCAACCTCATTGACGCAGCCTCCATGGCCGCTCTAGCCGCGCTTGCGAGCGCTAAGCTATTGAAGGCGGAAATGAAGGGTGACGAGGTCGTTTACAAGCCAGGGCTTCATCCTCTACCTCTCAACAACCATCCTATAGCTGTCACCTTCGCCAAGGTTGGCAAGACGATCGTTGTGGACCCGGTGCTTGAGGAGGAGCAGGTCATGAACGCGAGGCTGACAGTCACGATCGAGAAGAACGGCAACATTTGCGCCATGCAAAAGGGAGGCCTATCAGGCTTCACACAAGAAGAACTGAAAACAGTGGTACACTTGGCCGTTCAGAAGGCTGCTGAAAACAGGGCAAAGATATTGGCCGCGGCGAAGGGCTGA
- a CDS encoding ATPase domain-containing protein produces MADSSTNPNASSRTPTGIPGLDKLLTGGLPRNRTILLSGGPGTGKTILSSQYIVNGILDYDEPGVIVSLDENKQHVFEEMLDFGWDFQDLENSKKLIFLEASPIRYLPAEIKVGKLTVGRKEFSMATLIEMIKTSVREIGAKRIVVDPVTTLVFQYEGVAAQRNALVELMEALAETGATCLITTELRRPGFERSLDYEEYLAHGVILLQQLQVGKSLLRVIQVEKMRKTPLDNQPRPYRITDTGIEVFPRESVL; encoded by the coding sequence TTGGCTGACTCCTCGACGAATCCGAACGCTAGTTCTAGAACTCCTACCGGGATTCCAGGCCTCGACAAGCTGCTTACTGGAGGATTGCCTAGGAACAGAACTATTCTGCTCTCTGGAGGACCGGGGACTGGCAAGACAATACTATCCTCTCAGTACATTGTCAATGGGATCTTGGACTATGACGAACCCGGCGTAATTGTCAGCCTCGACGAAAACAAACAGCACGTCTTCGAGGAAATGCTTGACTTCGGTTGGGATTTCCAAGACCTCGAGAATAGCAAGAAGCTAATTTTCCTCGAAGCTTCCCCGATCAGATATCTCCCTGCTGAGATTAAAGTTGGAAAACTGACCGTCGGCCGGAAGGAGTTCTCCATGGCGACGTTGATCGAGATGATTAAGACCAGTGTTCGAGAGATCGGGGCCAAGAGAATCGTTGTTGACCCCGTGACGACATTGGTCTTTCAATACGAAGGAGTGGCAGCGCAACGAAACGCATTGGTTGAACTCATGGAAGCACTAGCAGAGACCGGCGCAACATGTTTGATTACGACTGAACTTCGAAGACCTGGTTTCGAAAGGAGCCTCGACTACGAAGAATATCTCGCTCACGGCGTCATCCTTCTCCAGCAATTGCAAGTTGGGAAGTCACTACTGCGCGTCATCCAGGTTGAGAAAATGCGCAAAACTCCCCTGGACAACCAACCAAGGCCTTACCGAATAACTGATACTGGAATCGAAGTCTTTCCACGCGAGAGTGTTCTGTAA
- the rrp41 gene encoding exosome complex exonuclease Rrp41, producing MPEPKQPEKLIDDKGIRIDGRRLDQLRPIKLEVGLLDKADGSAYIEQGKNKILVGVYGPREAHPKHIALPDRAVLRCRYRMAPFSVDERKNPAPSRREMELSKVIRESLESVVLTDLYPRTTIDVFIEVLQSDGGSRCAGITAASLALADAGIPMKELVAACAVGKIQGHMALDLSDAEDKYGEADLPVAWVPNANLVTLLQMDGILTTNEFEKGLTMALDACKTIHGMQQEALKKKYLVIKEAAEEREETEVVA from the coding sequence TTGCCAGAACCCAAACAGCCTGAAAAACTGATAGACGATAAAGGCATCCGTATCGACGGGCGTCGTCTAGACCAGTTACGACCGATAAAACTCGAAGTAGGATTACTGGACAAAGCCGACGGATCCGCATACATCGAACAGGGGAAAAACAAGATTCTCGTCGGAGTATACGGACCTAGAGAAGCTCACCCGAAACACATCGCCCTTCCAGACCGCGCAGTCTTGAGATGCAGATACCGCATGGCTCCGTTCTCCGTCGATGAGCGAAAGAATCCGGCCCCTTCTAGACGAGAAATGGAACTCTCCAAGGTAATCCGAGAATCACTTGAGTCCGTGGTTCTTACCGATCTCTACCCGAGGACAACTATCGACGTCTTCATCGAGGTCCTCCAGTCCGACGGTGGCTCTCGATGTGCTGGGATTACCGCAGCGTCCTTGGCATTAGCCGATGCAGGCATACCGATGAAAGAGCTAGTCGCGGCGTGCGCAGTTGGCAAGATTCAGGGACACATGGCTCTGGACCTGTCCGATGCGGAAGACAAGTACGGTGAAGCTGACCTACCAGTCGCATGGGTTCCCAACGCAAACCTAGTGACCCTCCTCCAAATGGACGGAATCCTCACAACCAACGAGTTCGAAAAAGGACTCACGATGGCGCTTGATGCGTGCAAGACAATCCACGGGATGCAGCAAGAGGCACTGAAGAAGAAATATCTAGTGATCAAGGAAGCTGCTGAGGAGAGAGAAGAAACCGAGGTAGTAGCCTAG
- a CDS encoding prefoldin subunit beta — MSEEVELPPQLQEQLARLQQLQQTLQAVTSQKQQLEIELSETDRALAELEKITDQTPVYKSVGSLLLKSDRQTVLSELKERKELLGTRITVLGRQEERTKERMKELQTKLQEKLRPASPAAS; from the coding sequence TTGAGCGAAGAAGTTGAGCTCCCACCACAGCTGCAAGAACAGCTCGCCCGATTGCAACAACTACAACAGACCTTACAGGCAGTAACATCACAGAAACAGCAGCTAGAGATTGAGCTGTCCGAGACAGATAGGGCGCTCGCTGAGCTCGAGAAGATCACCGATCAAACTCCTGTTTACAAGAGCGTGGGCAGCCTCTTGTTGAAGTCTGACAGGCAGACGGTTCTTTCGGAATTGAAGGAGAGAAAGGAATTGCTCGGAACGAGGATCACCGTCTTGGGTAGACAGGAAGAGCGGACCAAAGAGAGGATGAAAGAGCTTCAGACCAAGCTCCAGGAGAAGCTCCGACCTGCAAGCCCTGCGGCCAGCTGA
- the pth2 gene encoding peptidyl-tRNA hydrolase Pth2 has protein sequence MSESFRFKQVLVVRLDLDMGRGKAAVQCAHAAVTAAEEARTHLHNWWKSWMEEGQMKVAVKVPDLESVLELERKGKSKGLPVHLVRDRGLTQVPPGTITCLGIGPAPADVVDSLTGNLALF, from the coding sequence ATGTCAGAAAGTTTTCGATTCAAACAAGTGCTTGTCGTTAGATTGGATCTCGACATGGGAAGGGGAAAAGCGGCTGTGCAGTGTGCACACGCTGCGGTAACAGCGGCCGAAGAGGCCCGCACCCATCTGCACAATTGGTGGAAATCGTGGATGGAGGAAGGACAAATGAAGGTCGCGGTAAAGGTTCCGGATCTCGAGAGTGTCTTGGAACTCGAGAGGAAAGGTAAATCGAAAGGGCTTCCGGTTCATTTGGTCAGAGATAGGGGGCTGACCCAGGTTCCCCCCGGAACAATAACATGCTTGGGAATCGGTCCAGCTCCGGCCGATGTCGTTGACTCTCTAACCGGTAATCTGGCCCTTTTTTGA
- the rrp4 gene encoding exosome complex RNA-binding protein Rrp4 translates to MVIAAEPKQVVAPGELLAEGEHLLGDNSFKIGTRIYSACIGIFEVDGNRVTVVPLKGGYFPRVGDLVGGRIVDVGLSGWTVDIRAPYEAMLPASETPGPRGPRRRDLSESFDVGDMVLAQVLAFDRTRDPLLTVKGPGLGKISTGRVVEISAAKIPRLIGRKGSMISMLKRETGCQITVGQNGVVMVWGKSPENERVAVEAIYMVEREAHTRGLTDRIREMIAKSNVVGEVARTQTA, encoded by the coding sequence ATGGTAATCGCAGCAGAGCCAAAACAAGTAGTCGCGCCTGGCGAACTCCTCGCCGAGGGAGAGCACTTGCTCGGCGACAACTCGTTCAAGATAGGAACCCGGATATATTCTGCGTGTATAGGAATCTTCGAAGTAGACGGCAACAGAGTCACTGTTGTACCACTCAAGGGTGGATATTTCCCCCGAGTAGGAGATCTAGTCGGCGGCAGAATCGTCGACGTGGGGCTGTCAGGGTGGACAGTGGATATCCGCGCCCCGTACGAGGCAATGCTTCCCGCTTCTGAGACGCCGGGTCCGAGAGGACCGAGGCGAAGAGATCTATCAGAGTCATTCGACGTCGGAGACATGGTCTTGGCTCAAGTTTTGGCCTTCGATAGAACGAGAGACCCTCTTCTTACTGTGAAGGGACCGGGCCTGGGCAAAATCTCCACAGGCAGAGTGGTAGAGATATCCGCTGCCAAGATACCCCGGCTAATTGGGAGGAAAGGCTCCATGATCAGCATGCTGAAGAGAGAGACCGGCTGCCAGATAACCGTAGGACAAAACGGCGTGGTTATGGTCTGGGGCAAGTCGCCTGAGAACGAAAGGGTCGCAGTAGAAGCCATATACATGGTCGAACGTGAAGCCCATACAAGAGGCCTAACAGACAGGATAAGAGAAATGATCGCAAAATCAAACGTGGTAGGAGAAGTTGCCAGAACCCAAACAGCCTGA
- a CDS encoding RAD55 family ATPase, translated as MPPLRSDLLEKLIGSETKAELLMYFHDNPDATDTVEGIAHKIRRSPKEIERDVTDLVELGLLQEVRVISFSKDRDQELQKEISQRLVSAGSFEEAPASQNRDLTGVGMIDSLLPDGYPSSSVVLVMGDPAAGKTTLLIQLVAEALKKGKNVVYATLDDFPDSIRESMKLMGLNPREYEIEGRRRLVFIDCYSFLVGVKSQEQYSEDPQRLSDLSIVVTKALSEARDSGNVLLAMDSLTTLIQRSGVRPSFDFLHTLIAKIRSNRASCVTSLSRKAFHPAIIAAIQDKVDGVIEMKVEDTKDGLARFIRVSKMKGAQHITTWTPYNRDPSMGLIIPFEESRVKKSV; from the coding sequence ATGCCCCCTCTTCGGAGCGATCTCCTCGAGAAGCTGATCGGGTCTGAAACCAAAGCTGAGCTTCTAATGTACTTCCACGACAACCCCGACGCAACTGATACGGTCGAGGGAATCGCCCACAAGATCCGACGTAGTCCAAAGGAAATTGAGCGCGATGTCACAGATCTTGTCGAGCTAGGCTTGCTTCAAGAGGTGCGAGTCATATCCTTCAGCAAGGATAGGGATCAAGAGCTACAAAAAGAGATCTCGCAAAGACTCGTGTCAGCAGGATCCTTCGAGGAAGCGCCCGCATCCCAGAACAGGGATTTGACAGGAGTGGGAATGATCGACTCGCTCTTGCCGGATGGCTATCCTTCATCATCGGTAGTGCTGGTCATGGGGGATCCAGCCGCGGGAAAGACAACCCTTCTGATCCAACTTGTCGCCGAGGCCTTGAAGAAAGGGAAGAATGTCGTCTACGCAACCCTAGACGACTTTCCCGATAGCATCAGAGAGTCCATGAAACTGATGGGACTTAACCCGAGAGAATATGAGATAGAAGGGAGGAGGAGACTCGTCTTCATAGACTGTTACTCGTTTCTAGTTGGCGTAAAAAGTCAGGAACAGTATAGCGAGGATCCGCAACGGTTGTCGGACCTGAGTATCGTCGTAACAAAGGCCTTGTCGGAAGCTCGGGACTCTGGCAATGTATTGCTCGCCATGGATTCGCTGACCACTCTTATTCAAAGGAGCGGAGTGAGGCCCTCATTCGATTTTCTGCACACCCTTATTGCAAAGATAAGGAGTAACCGAGCCAGTTGTGTGACGTCGCTTTCGAGGAAGGCATTTCATCCGGCGATTATCGCCGCAATACAAGACAAGGTCGACGGTGTAATTGAGATGAAAGTGGAAGACACGAAAGATGGCTTGGCGCGTTTCATAAGAGTGTCGAAAATGAAAGGTGCCCAGCACATAACCACCTGGACGCCATACAATAGGGATCCCTCGATGGGTCTCATAATTCCCTTTGAAGAGTCCCGGGTCAAAAAATCAGTTTAG
- a CDS encoding ribosome assembly factor SBDS encodes MSDKFTTARLSRGQDRFEILVKPQPALDYKLGKPIPISQVLMIEEVYSDSGKGTRASEEKLQKHFGTTDAAKVAEEIMKSGELQLTTEQRRQLIDEKRRQIISIISRNAIDPRSGAPHPPLRIEQALEQIRISIDPYKSAEEQAKQVIEDLRPVLPIKMEQMRIAVKVFPEHAARAYNAFKSFGTVTREEWQADGALVAVIEMPAGMYGSFTDRVSKMTQGTIQMKVLN; translated from the coding sequence ATGAGTGACAAGTTCACAACGGCACGCCTATCCAGGGGCCAAGACCGTTTTGAGATACTAGTAAAACCTCAACCCGCTCTCGACTACAAGCTCGGAAAGCCCATTCCTATTTCCCAAGTTCTAATGATCGAAGAGGTATACTCTGACTCCGGGAAGGGAACGAGAGCTTCAGAAGAGAAATTGCAGAAACATTTCGGGACTACTGATGCCGCCAAAGTCGCGGAGGAGATCATGAAGTCTGGTGAGCTTCAGCTCACAACTGAGCAGCGCCGCCAGCTGATAGACGAGAAGAGGCGTCAGATTATCTCGATAATCTCACGGAATGCCATCGACCCTCGAAGCGGAGCACCTCACCCGCCGCTTAGGATCGAGCAGGCTCTCGAACAGATCCGTATCTCAATTGATCCCTACAAGAGTGCAGAAGAACAGGCGAAACAGGTCATCGAAGACCTTAGGCCAGTGCTTCCGATCAAGATGGAACAAATGCGAATAGCCGTCAAGGTATTCCCAGAGCATGCCGCTAGGGCCTACAACGCTTTCAAGAGCTTTGGCACGGTTACACGTGAAGAGTGGCAAGCCGACGGGGCTCTAGTAGCAGTTATAGAGATGCCCGCAGGCATGTATGGCTCATTCACGGACAGAGTTAGCAAGATGACACAGGGAACTATTCAGATGAAGGTCCTAAACTAG